A genomic segment from Halomonas sp. TA22 encodes:
- a CDS encoding amino acid ABC transporter ATP-binding protein → MIRLVGVGKRFGEHQVLTDIDLEVRRSEVVCLIGPSGSGKSTLLRSMAFLEEYDEGEIHIEGQLLGWEIDDRGRRKHAGRQRLNQARRNLGIVFQQFNLWPHMTALGNVMEALLRVRRMKRDEAERRAREALDKVGLAEKAKAYPVKLSGGQQQRVAIARALAMEPRIMLFDEPTSALDPELVGEVLAVMKRLAQEGMTMVVVTHEMGFAAQVADSVVFLDQGRIVTRGTPGDVFRDTEHPRLRQFLQNYLDRNAFWHTSPEKAP, encoded by the coding sequence ATGATCCGCCTGGTCGGCGTCGGCAAGCGATTCGGCGAACACCAGGTCCTCACCGATATCGATCTGGAGGTGCGCCGCTCCGAGGTCGTCTGCCTGATCGGCCCCTCGGGCTCTGGCAAGAGCACCCTGTTGCGCAGCATGGCCTTCCTAGAGGAGTACGACGAGGGCGAGATCCATATCGAAGGGCAGCTGCTCGGTTGGGAGATCGACGACCGTGGACGGCGCAAGCACGCCGGTCGCCAGCGCCTCAACCAGGCACGGCGCAACCTTGGCATCGTCTTCCAGCAGTTCAACCTGTGGCCGCACATGACGGCGCTGGGCAATGTCATGGAGGCGCTACTGCGGGTGCGGCGCATGAAGCGCGACGAGGCCGAGCGGCGTGCCAGAGAGGCGCTCGACAAGGTCGGCCTGGCCGAGAAGGCGAAGGCCTATCCGGTGAAACTCTCCGGCGGCCAGCAGCAGCGCGTGGCGATCGCCCGGGCACTGGCCATGGAGCCCAGGATCATGCTCTTCGATGAGCCTACCTCGGCGCTCGACCCCGAGCTGGTCGGCGAGGTGCTGGCAGTGATGAAGCGTCTCGCTCAAGAGGGAATGACCATGGTGGTGGTGACCCACGAGATGGGCTTCGCCGCCCAGGTCGCCGACAGCGTGGTGTTCCTCGACCAGGGGCGTATCGTCACCCGCGGCACACCCGGCGACGTGTTTCGCGACACAGAGCACCCGCGCCTGCGCCAGTTCCTGCAGAACTACCTCGATCGCAATGCCTTCTGGCACACCTCGCCGGAGAAGGCGCCATGA
- the hisC gene encoding histidinol-phosphate transaminase, which translates to MMTPLDPTHLARREVRDLESYNAGLASEEVRRRFGVTQITRLGSNENPLGPSPRVVPAIAAAASESGLYPDAECSVLREALATRLAVAPGRLVFGNGSEDLIAILCRVFLDHGDTLVTVTPAFGLHTLYPQSLGARIHGVPMLAGGRFDIDGLVAVLAEPPRMLMFSSPSNPVGSALTWEALERLLEVLTPATLLVFDEAYFEYAKASPGYPDLLARLERQKSPWIVLRTFSKAYALAGLRIGYGIVGDPALADLIDRLRTPFNVNRLAQAAAVAALEDEAHLAAGIALATQERERVTQALDAMGLSVAPSLANFVFFETPLASSALHEALLAQGVIVKAWRTPGYTRWLRVSIGSREENDLFLVALSAALADSR; encoded by the coding sequence ATGATGACACCCCTCGACCCCACGCACCTGGCACGCCGCGAGGTGCGCGACCTCGAGAGCTACAACGCCGGACTTGCGAGCGAAGAGGTACGTCGACGCTTCGGCGTGACGCAGATCACCCGACTCGGCAGCAACGAGAACCCGCTGGGGCCCTCGCCGCGGGTTGTCCCGGCCATCGCTGCTGCTGCCAGCGAGAGTGGCCTTTACCCCGACGCCGAATGCAGCGTGCTGCGCGAGGCGCTTGCCACGCGCCTCGCCGTTGCCCCCGGGCGGCTGGTGTTCGGCAACGGCTCGGAGGATCTGATCGCGATCCTGTGCCGGGTGTTTCTTGACCATGGCGACACCCTGGTCACGGTGACACCAGCCTTCGGCCTGCATACGCTCTACCCGCAGTCGCTGGGAGCGCGCATCCATGGCGTACCGATGCTCGCCGGCGGTCGCTTCGATATCGACGGGCTCGTCGCGGTGCTGGCCGAGCCGCCGCGCATGCTGATGTTCTCCTCCCCCTCCAACCCGGTCGGCAGCGCGCTGACGTGGGAGGCGCTCGAGCGGCTATTGGAGGTGCTAACCCCCGCCACCCTGCTGGTCTTCGACGAGGCCTACTTCGAGTATGCCAAGGCGAGCCCCGGCTACCCCGACCTGCTGGCAAGGCTGGAGCGCCAGAAGAGCCCCTGGATCGTACTGCGCACCTTCTCCAAGGCCTACGCCCTGGCCGGGCTGCGCATCGGCTATGGCATTGTCGGCGATCCGGCGCTGGCCGATCTGATCGACCGTCTGCGCACGCCCTTCAACGTCAACCGCCTCGCCCAGGCGGCGGCCGTGGCAGCCCTCGAGGACGAGGCGCACCTTGCCGCCGGCATCGCCTTGGCCACGCAGGAGCGCGAGCGTGTCACTCAAGCGCTCGACGCGATGGGCCTGAGCGTCGCCCCCTCGCTGGCCAACTTCGTGTTCTTCGAGACGCCGCTTGCATCGTCAGCACTGCATGAGGCGCTGCTCGCCCAGGGGGTGATCGTCAAGGCGTGGCGCACGCCGGGCTATACCCGTTGGCTGCGCGTCTCGATCGGCAGTCGCGAAGAGAATGATCTTTTTTTGGTCGCGCTCTCGGCAGCGCTGGCCGACAGCCGCTAA
- the hutC gene encoding histidine utilization repressor, whose protein sequence is MKRADAAPPASAPKALYLQAKQFVQERIDSGFWKPGDMIPSENQLVIELGMSRMTINRALRELTSEGYLERVSGVGTFIAEPRPQSNFLMIANIADEIVARGHRYSCRVLELSRVAAPFSIASALELPTGSSVYHLRCVHFEEELAVQLEDRYVSPAMAPDFIEQRFGDSLQPSRYLLDHVPVDEMEHIVDALLPEPEDAQALEIAPDEPCLALMRRTWLDGKVVTYVRFLHPSSRYRLGSRFPMGNAYQAG, encoded by the coding sequence ATGAAGCGAGCCGATGCCGCGCCCCCGGCCAGCGCGCCCAAGGCGCTTTATCTGCAGGCCAAGCAGTTCGTGCAGGAGCGCATCGACTCGGGGTTCTGGAAGCCAGGCGACATGATTCCCTCGGAGAACCAGCTCGTGATCGAGCTGGGCATGTCGCGCATGACCATCAATCGTGCCCTGCGCGAGCTGACCAGCGAAGGCTATCTGGAGCGTGTCAGTGGTGTCGGCACCTTCATCGCCGAGCCCAGGCCGCAGTCCAATTTCCTGATGATCGCCAACATCGCTGACGAGATTGTCGCCCGTGGGCACCGTTACAGTTGTCGGGTACTGGAGCTTTCGCGGGTTGCCGCTCCGTTCTCCATCGCCTCGGCGCTGGAGTTGCCCACCGGCAGCTCGGTCTATCACCTGCGCTGCGTGCACTTCGAAGAGGAGCTGGCGGTACAACTCGAGGACCGCTACGTCTCGCCGGCGATGGCGCCGGACTTCATCGAGCAACGCTTCGGCGACAGCCTTCAGCCTTCTCGCTATCTGCTCGATCATGTGCCGGTCGACGAGATGGAGCATATCGTCGATGCGCTGCTGCCCGAACCCGAGGATGCCCAGGCACTCGAGATCGCGCCCGACGAGCCCTGCCTGGCGCTGATGCGACGTACCTGGCTCGACGGCAAGGTCGTGACCTATGTGCGCTTTCTGCACCCCTCGTCGCGCTACCGCCTGGGTAGCCGTTTCCCCATGGGAAACGCCTACCAGGCAGGCTGA